A genomic region of Trifolium pratense cultivar HEN17-A07 linkage group LG3, ARS_RC_1.1, whole genome shotgun sequence contains the following coding sequences:
- the LOC123914916 gene encoding deSI-like protein At4g17486 — protein sequence MGTKSNTNYSIQSEKDNANNKTNNNTTNVVLNVYDLTPLNNYFYWFGFGIFHSGIQVHGKEYGFGAHDFPSSGVFEVEPRKCPGFVYRTSVNLGEVNMHPSEFRTFIENMASEYHGDTYHLISKNCNHFTDDVSCRLTGKRVPGWVNRLARLGSLCSCLLPDSIQVTTVKQLPEYHSEDEVTDSLSTATPCESMELDDDQAKSLLSPLASTEDVSFVKETPIKCLHSV from the exons ATGGGGACGAAGAGCAACACCAATTATTCAATCCAATCTGAAAAGGACAATGCAAATAAcaaaaccaacaacaacaccaCCAATGTTGTGTTGAATGTTTATGATCTCACACCTCTCAATAATTACTTTTATTGGTTTGGATTTGGAATCTTTCACTCCGGCATTCAAG TACATGGTAAGGAATATGGATTTGGAGCTCATGACTTCCCATCCAGTGGAGTATTTGAAGTGGAGCCAAGGAAGTGCCCTGGATTTGTATACAGAACTTCTGTCAATTTGGGTGAAGTAAACATGCATCCTTCCGAGTTTCGGACATTTATTGAAAACATGGCTAGTGAGTATCATGGAGATACCTATCACCTTATATCTAAGAACTGCAATCATTTCACCGATGATGTCTCATGTAGATTGACCGGAAAACGGGTCCCAGGTTGGGTGAATCGACTTGCTAGATTAG GTTCCTTATGCAGCTGTCTACTTCCTGATAGTATTCAAGTAACTACTGTTAAACAGCTACCTGAATACCATTCAG AAGATGAAGTTACCGATTCACTTTCAACTGCAACGCCTTGTGAATCAATGGAATTAGATGATGACCAAGCAAAATCGCTTTTGTCGCCTCTTGCTAGCACAGAAgatgtttcttttgttaaagAGACTCCAATAAAATGTTTGCATAGTGTTTGA